The following proteins are encoded in a genomic region of Devosia lucknowensis:
- a CDS encoding ABC transporter ATP-binding protein, with translation MTSPLLEVENLRVSFPTHSGRVEVVKGLSFTLGRERLGIVGESGSGKSMTGRSILKLIRKPGQVTADKLLFEGIDILDQSEKQMRSIRGARISMVMQDPKFSLNPIMTVGEQIAEALVTHQKLPRSAVQARIIDMLHAVRINDPERVARLYPHEVSGGMGQRIMIAMMLIPEPELLIADEPTSALDVSVQAQVLDIIDTLVRDKGMGLILISHDLALVSRYCDRILVMNAGRVVEECAAGQLENAQHPYTRGLLAAMPVINENRDELPVLDRTQWAGT, from the coding sequence ATGACCTCACCCCTCCTAGAAGTCGAAAACCTGCGCGTCAGCTTTCCGACGCATTCCGGACGGGTCGAGGTCGTGAAGGGCCTCAGCTTCACGCTTGGTCGGGAGCGGCTCGGCATCGTCGGCGAGTCCGGCTCAGGCAAGTCCATGACTGGCCGTTCGATCCTCAAGTTGATCCGCAAGCCGGGACAGGTGACCGCAGACAAGCTGCTTTTCGAGGGCATCGACATTCTCGACCAGTCCGAAAAGCAGATGCGCTCCATTCGCGGCGCCCGAATTTCCATGGTCATGCAGGATCCGAAATTCTCGCTCAATCCGATTATGACCGTGGGCGAGCAGATTGCGGAGGCGCTGGTCACCCACCAAAAGCTGCCGCGCAGCGCCGTTCAGGCCCGCATTATCGACATGCTGCATGCGGTGCGCATCAACGACCCCGAACGCGTCGCCAGGCTCTATCCACATGAGGTCTCGGGCGGCATGGGGCAGCGCATCATGATCGCCATGATGCTCATCCCCGAACCGGAACTGCTGATCGCGGACGAGCCGACTTCAGCGCTCGATGTGTCGGTGCAGGCGCAGGTGCTCGACATCATCGATACGCTGGTGCGCGACAAGGGCATGGGCCTGATCCTGATCAGCCACGACCTGGCACTAGTCAGTCGCTATTGCGACAGGATCCTGGTGATGAATGCGGGCCGGGTTGTTGAAGAATGCGCCGCCGGCCAGCTGGAAAACGCCCAGCATCCCTATACCCGCGGGCTCCTGGCGGCGATGCCCGTGATCAATGAAAACCGAGACGAACTTCCCGTGCTCGACCGTACGCAGTGGGCCGGCACATGA